The window TTCATGTTTTTTCAGCTGATGGACAGGATCATGGCACAGCAAGCCGTGCTGGCAGAGAAGCAAGTCAAGAAGAAAGTGAAAAAGGAGGTGGGTTCACCCAACTCCTCATCAGAAAGTATTTTCACTGAAATAAAAATAGAGATTGACAATGCTGAAGACTACAGACACGCACAGAATGGTTACTCCATGGAGCATTCCAGTGACTCACTGGTGGCAGGTAGAAGCCACAATCTCAAATCACTGTGCTCAGTTTCTGAAGACCCAGGTGACAACAGGGATGATACTGATGTTCAGAGCTTTCCACAAGACAGTCAAGTTTCAGAAAGTGTTCATCAGGAAGAAGAAATCTGTTCTGCTCAGAATGCCAGTCCACTCTCTGATTCTGAAAATGGTGCCAGAGTCTCAGCTCAAGAAGTGGCATTGCAGGATGTGTGTGAATCAGAGCAGGACCCGTGTGCTGATGgtaaaaacaaacccacctctcCAGTGACCGTGAGCAGTGCTGTCGATGATCAGCAGTCCCAGGTgaactcctcccctccccattttGTCATCTcgtctgtgtgtcatgtggtcAGGGGCAAGTCTCCTGAGTGTGATGAAGAAGGAAGCGCAACAAGAGGTGAGGCCATGCCTCAGGATGGAGACTCCACTGCAGGCCGGGGAAAGGAATCCATGGCAACAGAGCTGTCAAAACCAGCCCAGTCTGTTCTTCACACCAGCAGTGTCTGTGATTCAGAAAGCAGTGATGCAAACAGTTCTGTTGACAAACAAACTGTCCAAGTTGATTCCACGTCCCAGATCCAAGGCAAAGATGTGCAGAAGAGAGGCGTACACATTGTGCATGGGAACGTTAGAATTGAGAATCAGGTGAAAaagaatttaatggagtttgaAAAGTGGAATGTTACTGATCCCTGGCCTGCCTCAGGCACAAGATTGAACTTGTCCTCCAGACCAGCTCCAGATGTTTCTGTCACTAAGATCAAATGCAGAAAAGATGGGCTGAATCCTGTTTCCCTAAACCCCCCACACACGGGAAGTGTAAACATCCCCCCAGCAGTGATCTCTGGCAGAAGCACAGCAGCTAAGCCCTCAACTACTTCCTCAGGATGGACTGTCCAACCGGACAAAGTGATTTTCAGGAAACACAAAGGTATCAAGATTATGCGGCTTGACAATGGAAGTGTGAAGATGCCAGAGGCTGGTGAAGTGGTGAAACGTCCTTACAGGTCTTATGAAAGCATTCTCAGCAGCAGTGACCATCCTGGCGGAACACTGGTCAATGTCTCTGACCGGCCGGTCAGGCCCATCATGCCCACCATCACTGTGGTCACCTCAGGAATGTCAGCCACTCTGAAGCCTGGAGTGTCGCTGCTGTCCTCTGCCTACAGAGTGCAGGGTGTCGCTCCGCCCAGTGTGACCCAGCACCACACCCTGTCCAGCAGCTCAACACCCGCACAGTTTTCACACCCAGCAAGGACAGTTTCACCCTTGACTGTATCCACCCCTGTCAGAAAACTGTTGCCTCGCCCGATGACAGTGCTCACTGCATCATCCACTGAATCAGGTCAGACCACACAGCAACCATCACCAGCGCTGATGTTCACGACACTTTCTTCCATTAATCCAGTGCCTGTGTACAGAAGTGGCCTCACTATATCCTATTTGACTCCCACCACTACAACTGTGACAACAACATCTTTGTTTCACTCCAAAGACttcagaaaagaagaaacaaagcagCGCAAAGAGCCATTTCTGGAGATAGGCCTGCCACAAAAGCGGCCACTCGGAGTGTCGGGAGCCTCGGGTGGAAAAGTGCAGTGTAACGCGGAGACCGACAGATCTGAACTGTCATCAGTGCAGTCCAGACTGAAGGCAGTGCAGGGAGCTCTGAACAGCAGACGGCTTTCCCCGAGTTCAGCCAAGAAACACAAACTGAGCGATGCAACTCAGACTGCAGAATCCACCAGCACAGGGACGGTGAAGGCCTCACTGCAACCCGATGTAGAATCTTCCACAggagacacccacacaccaaagGTCAAACATCCTGGTGATCATCAAAGTCCATCACCAAGACCACCAAGTGTCACTTCCAAGCTGGCACGCCCCCCTGACGACAATCAGTACACCCCATCATCCAGGCAGAACTCCATGTCCTCTGGCACTGTGGAACCACCGGTTGTTTGTATGACCATGAAAGAAGAGTGCGAGTTCCTCCAGCAGATGTTGTCAGACTCGCAGCTGAGTCAGCAGTGTCGGAGGAAGCTGGCACCAATGTTGGGAGAACATGCCTCCAATTGCAGCACTACTGCGTGCTGCGTGTCACCCGGGGCACCAGAAGCAGAGGCCAGTTGTTCCGGTTCGTTCGTCTGAaagtttgcctttttcttttattcatttatttatatttcgatttcttttttctttgtgcatttttacttccctttgtctttctttctgttttgtaggtctttcttttctttttctttctttcttgcacatGTATGTTCTTCTcatagtttctttcttttattgtacGTACATATGTTCTTCtcatagtttctttctttcattgtacatgtatgttcttctcatagtttctttctttcattgtacatgtatgttcttctcatagtttctttctttcattgtacatgtatacatatatgttcttctcctagtttctttctttaataGTACGTACATATGTTCTTCtcatagtttctttctttcattgtacatgtatacatatatgttcttctcctagtttctttctttcattgtacatgtatgttcttctcctagtttctttctttcattgtacatgtatacatatatgttcttctcctagtttctttctttcattgtacatgtatacatatatgttcttctcctagtttctttctttcattgtacatGTATACGTATATGTTCTTCTCCTAGCTTCTTTCTTTCATAGTACGTACATATGTTCTTctcctagtttctttctttcattgtacatgtatacatatatgttcttctcctagtttctttctttcattgtacatGTATACGTATATGTTCTTCTCCTAGCTTCTTTCTTTCATAGTACGTACATATGTTCTTctcctagtttctttctttcattgtacatgtatacatatatgttcttctcctagtttctttctttcattgtacatgtatacatatatgttcttctcctagtttctttctttcattgtacatgtatacatatatgttcttctcctagtttctttctttcattgtacatgtatgttcttctcctagtttctttctttcattgtacatgtatgttcttctcctagtttctttctttcattgtacatgtatacatatatgttcttctcctagtttctttctttcattgtacatgtatgttcttctcctagtttctttctttcattgcacATGTATGTTCTTCtaatagtttctttctttcattgtacatgtatgttcttctcctagtttctttctttctttgtacatacatatgttcttctcctagtttctttctttcattgtacatgtatgttcttctcctagtttctttctttcattgtacatacatatgttcttctcatagtttctttctttcattgtacatgtatacatatatatatgttcttctcctagtttctttctttcattgtacatgtatgttcttctcctagtttctttctttcattgtacatgtatgttcttctcctagcttctttctttcattgtacatGTATGCTCTTCTCCtagcttctttctttcattgtacatacatatgttcttctcctagtttctgtctttcattgtacatacatatgttcttctcatagtttctttctttcattgtacatgtatacatatatgttcttctcctagtttctttcttgtacatgtatgttcttctcctagtttctttctttcattgtacatgtatgttcttctcctagcttctttctttcattgtacatgtatacatatatgttcttctcctagtttctttctttcattgtacgTACATATGTTCTTctcctagtttctttctttcattgtacatgtatgttcttctcctagtttctttctttcattgtacatgtatgttcttctcctagcttctttctttcattgtacatgtatacatatatgttcttctcctagtttctttctttcattgtacgTACATATGTTCTTCtcatagtttctttctttcattgtacatgtatacatatatatgttcttctcatagtttctttctttcattgtacatgtatgttcatctcctagtttctttctttcattgtacatgtatgttcttctcctagtttctttctttcttgcacatgtatgttcttctcctagtttctttctttcattgtacatgtatacatatatatatatgttcttctcctagtttctttctttcattgtacatgtatgttcttctcctagtttctttctttcttgcacatGTATGTTCTTCtcatagtttctttctttcattgtacatgtatacatatatatatatgttcttctccgagtttctttctttcatagtaCGTACATATGTTCTTCtcatagtttctttctttcatagtaTCTACATATGTTcttataatttctttctttcattgtacatgtatgttcttctcctagtttctttctttcttgcacatGTATGTTCTTCtaatagtttctttctttcattgtacatgtatgttcttctcctagtttctttctgtcttgtacatgtatgttcttctcctagcttctttctttcattgtacatACATATGTTCTTCTCCTAGTTTCTGTCTTTCATTGTACATACATATGTTCTTCTCCTAGTTTCTGTCTTTCATTGTACATACATATGATCTTctcctagtttctttctttcattgtacatgtatacatatttgttCTTCTCCTAGTTTCTTTCTTGTACATATCTGTTCTTctcctagtttctttctttcatagtaCGTACATATGTTCTTCTCATAGTTTCTTTCATAGTATCTACATATGTTCttatagtttctttctttcattgtacatgtaatgatcatgtatgttcttctcctagtttctttctttcattgtacatgtatgttcttctcctagtttctttctttcttgcacatgtatgttcttctcctagtttctttctttcattgtacatgtatacatatatgttctTCTCCTAGTTTCATTCTTTCATAGTGCGTACATATATGTTCTTCTCCTAGTTTCCTTCCTTcttgtacatgtatgttcttcGCATTCTTTTCCATAGGTCTTTTCTTGCAGTTTTtattcatgtctgtctttctgtttgttggtCGATCTTTCTTTCCATGAACTGTTATATCATCTTTTGTAAATTTATATTAAATTAAGCATTAAGTTAAGCATGTGATTTGTACATATGCATTCatgcaagtgtgcatgcatgtgcgtttgtgtgtgcatgtgtaccgtGTATGAGGTTAagaataacttcttttttttaaatcatgtttgCAAAAAAAGGTAGACAGTTGCTAAGCACAAAATCATTAAGCAGCAATAAATACAATTAATTTTCAAGAGACACATTTTATAAAATCATTGAACGCATTCAATTTAAAGCATTATTTTAATTGCTAATTGTTAAAAATTATGTTGAAAGACTGTAACGTTAATATTGCACTTGTCCTTTTGCATGTTCATTCTGCAAATTATTATATTACAAACATATAAATATTTTCAGCttaatactataaaaaaaaaaaaaagaagtttattttagaaactgaaataaagtacaacatatatatatatatatatatatatatatatatatatatatatatatatatatatatatatatatatatacacatatatatatatatatacatatacatatatacatatatatatataatgcacacactttaaacacaatgtgtgtgtgtgtgtctagaggtATAAgaggaacactgtgtgtgtgtgtttgtgtgtgtgtctaaaggtATAAGGGgaatgttcactgtgtgtgtgtgtgtgtgtgtgtatgtctgtgtgtctgtgtatgtatctaaAGGTATAgacgaacactgtgtgtgtgtcttaatcaACGTTAATGTATTggaggaactctgtgtgtgtgtgtgtgtgtgtgtgtgtgtgtgtgtgtgtgtgtgtgtgtgtgtgtaaaggtatcAGAGGAATCCTCTGTGTTATACAGGTTCAGCAGAGGAAGTAGCCAGCCTCACAAGGGATGAAACTGCCaagccagacacagagacaggtgggaTAGATTTTATTAAACGTTCGGGATCAGGGGTATCAttttacgggtttttttttgtacatttgtgtgtaGGTGGTTTAGAGTACATATGTGAGAGTGcagtttgaggtgtgtgt of the Babylonia areolata isolate BAREFJ2019XMU chromosome 27, ASM4173473v1, whole genome shotgun sequence genome contains:
- the LOC143301077 gene encoding uncharacterized protein LOC143301077, coding for MSVNHETEGSWSTEETRLLLKVWGRPDVQEMLVTMTKLDTFSRISDLIQDVKADFRHSSLQCWIRIKHLKQEYRRAKEGDNPASFMFFQLMDRIMAQQAVLAEKQVKKKVKKEVGSPNSSSESIFTEIKIEIDNAEDYRHAQNGYSMEHSSDSLVAGRSHNLKSLCSVSEDPGDNRDDTDVQSFPQDSQVSESVHQEEEICSAQNASPLSDSENGARVSAQEVALQDVCESEQDPCADGKNKPTSPVTVSSAVDDQQSQVNSSPPHFVISSVCHVVRGKSPECDEEGSATRGEAMPQDGDSTAGRGKESMATELSKPAQSVLHTSSVCDSESSDANSSVDKQTVQVDSTSQIQGKDVQKRGVHIVHGNVRIENQVKKNLMEFEKWNVTDPWPASGTRLNLSSRPAPDVSVTKIKCRKDGLNPVSLNPPHTGSVNIPPAVISGRSTAAKPSTTSSGWTVQPDKVIFRKHKGIKIMRLDNGSVKMPEAGEVVKRPYRSYESILSSSDHPGGTLVNVSDRPVRPIMPTITVVTSGMSATLKPGVSLLSSAYRVQGVAPPSVTQHHTLSSSSTPAQFSHPARTVSPLTVSTPVRKLLPRPMTVLTASSTESGQTTQQPSPALMFTTLSSINPVPVYRSGLTISYLTPTTTTVTTTSLFHSKDFRKEETKQRKEPFLEIGLPQKRPLGVSGASGGKVQCNAETDRSELSSVQSRLKAVQGALNSRRLSPSSAKKHKLSDATQTAESTSTGTVKASLQPDVESSTGDTHTPKVKHPGDHQSPSPRPPSVTSKLARPPDDNQYTPSSRQNSMSSGTVEPPVVCMTMKEECEFLQQMLSDSQLSQQCRRKLAPMLGEHASNCSTTACCVSPGAPEAEASCSGSAEEVASLTRDETAKPDTETVSSKVKAMMTGGVIMEVSTPVQASIAQEAGASAVVVSECDPSVVSRQGGVARMTDAKTIKEIKGSVTIPVIAKCRIGHFAEAQILQYLGVDMVDESEVLV